Proteins from a genomic interval of Scophthalmus maximus strain ysfricsl-2021 chromosome 22, ASM2237912v1, whole genome shotgun sequence:
- the LOC118292393 gene encoding uncharacterized protein LOC118292393 isoform X2, producing MDHISLSCQVCLSKYSKVSDFKKHVRSKEHRQKMEEIFQKEKFSVPGFFPSIVFINPNKYDMKTPKIGLSLLTLCFSPEEQTFFYLCHICEEKCSHDKILYHLSTGDHCSSYFNYTNPNVLIFSWMPTMDMRVILRHELTKKVKENGPDSLQVLDLPAKLMKKFDTCTYSEVMHTLRKNGDVLKLLEVNSPKRAMIQSYQKDSERKHPLLGMQHLVECICENPPEKRYYLCTLCKLTLATNMIIRHVLSFDHIFCYFKVWHPSTLLRKECYSYNKSFTTLMLNLAKQTEEIHGTATSDMKQVSLEPAEFTSVNFTCYAEALKKLESITKDKDGSSLVTDINPGKKLEFRSQLIKVSAEPAEPLHHKIRCQDCSITFENVSQYMQHVSQRKHKEIYFKRFFPQMLEKVFKAVFHGSEQRGSFKLSLGLYDYVQEGLKQNQPVIGVPLVVACVSSQVQAEAIYVCFACEDCFPESSLKQHFESQKHLIHTLLYRNPWRLPFAWKDDLNVKALKSMAWEEDNERGAKQMLLMVLDIPYHIFQSLTPPSYQQVMKRLELHHTLLKNGVPQCETYRKFQTPEQNERFPLLGKCFLVMHSVCVRRHQLTEMGFLCLLCQRKLSEGEFYAHVFSWEHVKMFLDRFHPGSLNSNTDTDTLLDLAKQAAHIHPIQSVQEIKLDKPIWEPCTYLKTTYILASAKRRHGGAKLEIAITPRKRLFPRETLKEMGKDSVRDESQNSWMMDGSENKNNQNSTDNENTPKQISVELGSETLNKCCVGSEENADKGAHKEVPTPSEPESEKTSGVFSKTSPGVGKNAAGETCQRIKEEKKDEIIEEINKERMEELVEIKNEIKEEENVVELTITKPILEKESCQNTDNGDGAETGKQNGKDVLTQLKSCTYKEKKRKGNSMSENLQEDTCSNGDVGRERANKRQRLDLKEDASCEESQNMPSGGLRGVMTIDEGESGKPSHKTANKYKVSPKKQNQQEAQLWQFIKKTSREPVIGLGALLECNCDRRDPIYLCQCCSLKLLESNIVSHVTGFYHQKMYLMGLKKIQLGNQVMSKIKHLAALTEQYEGYGEAQVVNLDEKTYKNISKQGFDSAIKTAKALQAQQEGRHEPTLTSALPCAQPMHSSVTAHAQLDHCGTDNTQVVEMDIDSEDSSSVTAPMSVMTETTCKTTEVLPESNADDKMTCIKVPDNANTCPTGSRSIEDASFCVTKGSNAAGLHSDSTRDNSEEQITPITTMEPLQMETSSKIVGTSQTAAASGSTATTPTKSTAASSSKCAQDSTKSNVLKPTDTTFNCTRPNTSGKTTKKYTAACSKLTQATSASRASISNLKCATLTKPLESTTGAASKNTATSCKTVPNSQTGSTIVPGATGRTLHSEMASKFTAAFQTTVTNAVADAEAQTSVKSENTDVSANTVHMKNAMHGNAYVAPHIQKSHPTAAPHLTTATSVMSEHKNPPTELSNTPTTKIKPKENPHKVGLNQLITVTCENRQQVYCQLCSVRLRRSSHPSSISHQYKYVEKMYPGCPTKQLEESKWEKIVANLAEVEKDVGIPKVQRIEVTNDVYEELAALPEDKAIEKLNTMRKQTDLQVPSSSTDGPAEALRPKFAFNSPCDVSSSDDGIYLSQTETPGLLTNNQQDQDNICIPALNSEMKSIVKDEAAQGWTNEGLEANVRTPEPIPAHSIRDADIAATIKQEKFDPDEEAQAHVEDTPIIRSPVQVDKPHGCADPLATDSEESAGSFAQTPHTSQETHENRQQQERSDPEIQDTEKTSPVLCSSSYPLSLAAVNTEQQNESTPSLKTEHVSTPEHSPPGPGQHNESPVLPSISAVTGEKSCSYLSRYLSVCGQDTETIIGLRSVWECRGISLSPFYLCESCKETLSTYDIQQHMLSPEHWAEYMLMDYPHFMDFWYYKDLRQEWKLTVLKGVAQRVSIRERHYKFEAQVILLGPELYERVQTAPFSEALQMVQNIRKEQEQSILCRPMSTAQQSNEQPEKPQIREESLPAEALRRGAREKTETHHFGNETVMDGDLDGVERRTALSPLDVCNVPLKAGSLVSPAPGVGTCLVPQESCMELRPPVSLRHRPVKQEEVLSECESFHTVCPKSTQTLTLYVKDECTPTRKRPADASIETLVRHCTSNPQLERPLQDKNADGLRHSQPSPEPDPESSPDNAAVTSIPLSQNEKKTGPGSDNCSTSIVDFDALISLVKQVKSKINVSSCKSAPHNAETTTSRANTPSESVVERRPKNPPTTKSLKRMSTTAPAGQAPAGGTISPSVGTAVPSEVQHQTSVNAQNSFGNVSNLQARLTCVATNSNVGQASEPRGNTETDPTVFCLMPIKPIVSTRPDPTDQQIVRGFKRQDHSEVSRVIQDAHSSCTVETANPSNTLAASGAHGQYSQMAYLTNEYRGHLSSKTFAGYTTPGNPPAYTLGLYQQKGYAANGLYTGQLYQEQEARLRLQSFGHSLATPTPPGWQSQEMQQQQLQQQQQQQHLKQQEQQLQQQLQLQRQQQQEQQLQQQQQLQQQQRQQQQQRQQQQLQQQQLQQQQHQQYFSWTSATMAAPHGRVTNDGVYAGAAPFSVPGNNSQMPNNLNGYSTNRAVPTQTSNNITQNAYQVYIRPPTFYNPPYSQQ from the exons GTCTGTCTCAGCAAATACAGCAAGGTGTCTGATTTCAAGAAACATGTGCGCTCAAAGGAACATCGACAG aaaatggaagaaatctTCCAGAAAG AAAAGTTCAGTGTTCCTG GCTTCTTTCCCTCCATCGTTTTTATCAATCCAAACaaatatgacatgaaaacaCCCAAAATAG GCTTGTCTCTACTGACTCTATGTTTCAGTCCAGAAGAACAGACCTTTTTTTACCTGTGCCACATCTGTGAAGAAAAGTGTTCACATGACAAGATTTTATACCACCTCTCTACTGGTGACCATTGTAGCAGCTACTTT AACTACACCAACCCCAATGTACTGATTTTCTCCTGGATGCCCACCATGGACATGAGAGTCATTCTGAGGCATGAGCTCACAAAGAAAGTCAAGGAGAATGGGCCTGATTCACTACAG gtTTTGGATTTACCTGCAAAGTTAATGAAAAAGTTTGACACGTGTACCTACTCTGAAG TGATGCACACTCTCAGAAAAAATGGCGACGTTCTCAAGCTGCTTGAAG TTAACAGTCCAAAGAGGGCAATGATCCAATCATACCAAAAAGACAGCGAAAGAAAACATCCACTTCTtg GCATGCAGCACCTTGTTGAATGCATTTGTGAAAATCCGCCTGAGAAGAGATACTACCTCTGCACTCTCTGCAAACTAACTCTGGCCACAAACATGATCATCAGACATGTCCTGAGCTTTGACCACATCTTTTGTTACTTT AAAGTGTGGCACCCCTCTACTTTGCTGAGAAAGGAATGTTACAGTTACAACAAGTCCTTCACAACCTTGATGCTCAATCTAGCAAAGCAGACAGAAGAAATTCATGGAACCGCAACCTCTGATATGAAG CAAGTGAGCCTGGAGCCTGCTGAGTTCACATCAGTGAATTTCACTTGTTATGCAGAAG CCTTGAAGAAACTGGAATCCATCACAAAGGACAAGGACGGTAGCAGCTTGGTAACAGACATCAACCCAGGGAAAAAGCTGG AGTTTCGGTCACAGTTGATCAAAGTGTCAGCAGAGCCTGCAGAACCATTGCACCACAAAATACGCTGTCAg GACTGCAGCATAACCTTTGAGAATGTATCTCAATATATGCAACATgtgtcacagaggaaacacaaagag ATATATTTTAaacgttttttcccccagatGTTGGAGAAAGTCTTTAAAG cTGTTTTTCATGGTAGTGAACAAAGAG GATCTTTTAAATTGAGTCTGGGCTTATATGATTATGTCCAAGAGGGTTTGAAGCAAAATCAGCCAGTTATTG GTGTACCCCTGGTCGTGGCATGTGTGAGCTCTCAGGTTCAGGCAGAAGCTATTTATGTGTGCTTTGCTTGTGAGGACTGTTTCCCTGAGTCTTCTCTCAAGCAACACTTTGAAAGTCAAAAACATCTCATACACACATTG CTCTACCGGAATCCCTGGCGACTCCCTTTTGCCTGGAAGGACGATCTGAATGTGAAAGCCTTGAAGTCGATGGCGTGGGAAGAGGATAATGAAAGGGGAGCAAAGCAGATGTTGCTGATg GTTCTTGATATCCCATACCATATTTTTCAGAGCCTCACCCCACCTAGCTACCAGCAAG TGATGAAGAGACTTGAACTACACCACACTCTCTTAAAGAATGGAG TTCCACAGTGTGAAACATACAGGAAATTCCAAACTCCAGAACAAAATGAGAGATTTCCTCTACTTG GCAAATGTTTCCTGGtcatgcacagtgtgtgtgtaagaaggCATCAGCTCACAGAAATGGGAtttctgtgtttgctctgtcaGAGGAAGCTGTCTGAGGGTGAATTCTACGCTCATGTGTTCAGTTGGgaacatgttaaaatgtttctg gaccgCTTCCATCCAGGCTCGCTGAattcaaacactgacactgacacattaCTGGACTTGGCGAAACAGGCAGCACATATTCACCCCATTCAAAGTGTGCAG GAAATAAAGTTGGACAAGCCCATTTGGGAGCCGTGCACCTACCTcaaaa CAACATATATACTGGCATCTGCAAAAAGAAGACATGGGGGAGCAAAGCTTGAAATTGCCATTACACCTCGAAAGAGGCTGT TCCCCAGGGAAACTCTGAAAGAGATGGGCAAGGACAGTGTGAGAGATGAGAGTCAGAACAgctggatgatggatggatctGAAAACAAGAACAATCAAAATTCTACAGACAATGAGAACACCCCGAAACAGATTTCGGTAGAACTTGGCTCTGAAACCCTCAATAAATGCTGTGTAGGAAGTGAAGAAAATGCAGACAAGGGAGCCCACAAGGAAGTTCCTACTCCAAGTGAGCCAGAATCAGAGAAGACAAGTGGGGTGTTTTCAAAAACTAGTCCAGGTGTAGGAAAGAACGCAGCTGGGGAGACATGCCAGAGgataaaagaggagaaaaaggatgAGATAATTGAAGAGATTAACAAGGAGAGAATGGAGGAGTTGGTGGAGATAAAGAATGAgataaaggaggaagaaaatgtgGTCGAGCTTACAATTACAAAaccaattttggagaaagaaagcTGCCAGAACACAGACAACGGAGATGGAGCAgaaactggaaaacaaaacgGCAAAGATGTCTTGACACAGTTGAAGAGTTGCActtacaaagaaaagaaaagaaaaggaaacagcatGTCTGAAAATTTACAAGAGGACACATGTTCTAATGGGgatgtggggagagagagggcaaatAAAAGGCAGCGACTCGATTTGAAAGAAGATGCATCTTGTGAAGAATCCCAAAATATGCCAAGTGGTGGACTGAGGGGGGTGATGACCATCGACGAGGGAGAGAGTGGCAAGCCTAGTCACAAGACTGCCAACAAATATAAAG TGTCTCCTAAAAAGCAGAACCAACAAGAAGCTCAGCTGTGGCAGTTTATCAAGAAGACGAGCCGAGAGCCCGTGATcg GCTTAGGTGCACTTCTTGAATGCAATTGTGATCGACGTGACCCCATCTACCTCTGTCAGTGCTGCTCTCTGAAGCTCCTGGAAAGTAACATCGTCAGCCATGTTACTGGATTTTACCATCAGAAGATGTACCTAATG GGGTTAAAGAAAATCCAACTTGGGAACCAGGTGATGAGCAAGATCAAACATTTGGCTGCTTTGACTGAACAATATGAAGGATATGGAGAGGCTCAG GTTGTTAATCTGGATGAAAAGACTTACAAGAACATCTCAAAACAAGGCTTTGATTCAG CCATAAAGACTGCAAAGGCGCTTCAGGCTCAGCAGGAAGGCAGGCATGAACCCACTCTAACCTCAGCTTTGCCTTGTGCTCAACCTATGCACTCCTCAGTCACCGCTCACGCTCAACTTGATCACTGTGGGACTGATAACACCCAG gtGGTGGAGATGGATATTGATTCTGAAGACTCATCCTCAGTAACTGCACCCATGTCTGTAATGACTGAAACCACCTGCAAAACAACCGAAGTCCTTCCTGAATCAAATGCAGACGACAAAATGACATGCATCAAAGTTCCTGACAATGCTAACACCTGTCCGACTGGTTCCAGAAGTATTGAGGATGCAAGTTTTTGTGTGACAAAAGGTTCAAATGCTGCCGGTTTGCATTCTGATTCCACACGAGATAACTCTGAAGAGCAAATCACTCCAATCACAACTATGGAACCATTACAAATGGAAACCTCTTCCAAAATAGTGGGGACCtctcaaactgcagcagcttcgGGTTCTACTGCAACCACCCCCACCAAATCCACGGCTGCCAGTTCTTCCAAGTGTGCTCAAGACTCCACTAAATCAAATGTCTTGAAACCTACAGACACGACATTCAACTGTACTAGACCTAACACATCGGGAAAAACGACCAAAAAATATACAGCAGCCTGTTCTAAACTGACACAAGCCACCTCTGCTTCTAGAGCGAGCATATCCAACTTGAAATGCGCAACACTGACGAAACCATTGGAAAGCACAACTGGAGCTGCGTCCAAAAACACAGCGACCTCATGTAAAACTGTGCCCAACTCTCAAACAGGATCCACCATTGTGCCTGGAGCCACTGGTAGAACTTTGCATTCTGAAATGGCGTCAAAATTTACAGCTGCATTTCAAACTACAGTGACAAACGCAGTTGCTGATGCAGAGGCCCAAACATCAGTTAAATCTGAAAATACTGACGTCTCTGCCAACACTGTGCATATGAAGAATGCAATGCATGGAAATGCTTATGTTGCACCACATATTCAAAAGAGTCATCCAACAGCCGCTCCCCACCTGACCACAGCCACATCTGTCATGTCTGAACACAAGAATCCACCCACTGAGCTGTCAAATACCCCCACAACCAAGATTAAGCCAAAAGAAAACCCTCATAAAGTTG GCCTAAACCAGCTTATTACAGTGACTTGTGAAAATAGGCAGCAAGTCTACTGTCAGCTGTGTTCAGTCAGGTTGAGACGGTCAAGTCACCCCTCCAGCATTAGCCACCAGTATAAATATGTG GAAAAGATGTACCCAGGGTGCCCTAccaagcagctggaggagagtaAATGGGAGAAGATAGTTGCAAACTTGGCTGAGGTTGAGAAGGATGTAGGAATTCCGAAGGTCCAG AGAATTGAAGTGACGAATGACGTGTATGAAGAGCTGGCTGCTCTCCCGGAGGACAAAG CTATAGAAAAACTGAATACAATGCGAAAACAGACCGACCTGCAGGTTCCGTCATCCTCCACAGATGGTCCTGCAGAGGCTTTAAGGCCAAAATTTGCCTTCAACAGTCCATGTGACGTTTCAAGCTCAGATGATG gtaTTTAtttgtcacagactgaaacaccAGGACTTCTGACTAACAACCAACAAGATCAGGACAACATCTGTATACCAg CTCTTAATTCAGAAATGAAATCCATTGTGAAAGATGAAGCAGCTCAGGGTTGGACTAATGAAGGCCTAGAAGCTAATGTCCGGACTCCAGAGCCCATCCCTGCTCATAGCATTCGAGATGCAGACATAGCAG CCACTATCAAACAGGAAAAATTTGACCCAGATGAGGAGGCCCAGGCTCATGTTGAAGACACACCTATAATCCGGAGTCCTG TCCAAGTGGACAAACCTCATGGTTGTGCAGATCCTCTCGCCACTGACTCGGAAGAATCCGCAGGTAGCTTTGCCCAAACCCCTCATACAAGCCAAGAGACTCACGAGAATAGACAACAGCAAGAAAGAAGTGACCCAGAGATACAGGacacagaaaaaacatcacCTGTACTATGCTCCAGCTCATACCCGCTCTCCTTAGCTGCAGTGAACACCGAACAGCAGAACGAATCAACACCCAGCCTCAAAACAGAACATGTATCAACACCAGAACATTCACCACCAGGACCCGGGCAGCACAATGAATCACCAGTGCTCCCAAGCATTTCAGCAG tcaCAGGAGAGAAGAGTTGCAGCTATTTGTCCAGATACTTGAGCGTGTGTGGACAGGACACTGAAACAATCATAG GTCTACGCAGTGTGTGGGAGTGTCGAGGGATCTCTCTAAGCCCGTTCTACTTGTGTGAGAGCTGCAAGGAGACACTCTCCACCTATGACATCCAACAACACATGCTCAGTCCTGAACACTGGGCCGAATACATG TTGATGGACTATCCTCACTTCATGGACTTCTGGTACTATAAGGATCTTCGCCAAGAGTGGAAACTGACAGTTTTGAAGGGCGTTGCCCAGCGAGTCTCAATAAGGGAGCGCCATTACAAGTTCGAAGCTCAG GTTATCCTGCTGGGACCCGAGCTGTATGAACGTGTGCAGACGGCTCCATTCAGTGAAG CTTTACAAATGGTACAAAACATCAGGAAAGAACAGGAACAGAGCATTCTGTGTCGTCCCATGAGTACTGCACAACAAAGCA ATGAACAGCCTGAGAAACCGCAGATTCGAGAGGAATCTCTCCCAGCTGAGGCCCTTCGGAGAG gagcaagagaaaaaacagaaacgcatcattttggaaatgaaaCTGTGATGGATGGAGATTTGGATGGGGTCGAACGTAGGACAGCCCTGAGTCCTCTGGATGTGTGTAATGTCCCCTTAAAGGCTGGTTCTCTTGTCTCTCCGGCCCCTGGTGTTGGCACGTGTCTCGTTCCCCAAGAGTCCTGCATGGAACTCAGACCACCAGTCTCTCTGCGCCACAGGCcggtgaaacaggaagaagtgCTCTCAGAATGCGAGTCTTTCCATACCGTTTGTCCTAAATCCACTCAAACCCTGACATTGTATGTCAAAGATGAATGCACTCCAACCAGAAAAAGGCCAGCTGATGCATCTATTGAAACACTGGTCAGACATTGCACCAGTAACCCCCAACTCGAGCGTCCTTTGCAAGACAAAAACGCAGACGGCTTACGGCACAGTCAGCCTAGCCCCGAACCAGATCCAGAGTCCTCTCCTGATAATGCTGCCGTAACCTCTATCCCTTTGTcccaaaatgagaaaaaaacaggacctGGATCAGACAACTGCAGCACATCCATTGTAGACTTTGACGCCTTAATAAGTCTTGTGAAACAAGTAAAATCTAAGATAAATGTGTCCTCTTGTAAGTCAGCTCCACATAATGCTGAGACCACTACCTCTCGCGCTAACACTCCGTCCGAAAGTGTTGTGGAAAGGAGACCAAAAAATCCACCCACCACCAAATCGCTGAAGAGGATGTCTACAACAGCACCTGCTGGACAAGCCCCGGCAGGCGGCACCATATCACCCTCTGTCGGCACTGCTGTCCCGAGCGAAGTACAGCACCAGACAAGTGTCAATGCTCAGAACAGCTTTGGAAATGTGAGCAATCTCCAGGCTCGTCTCACTTGTGTGGCCACAAACAGTAACGTGGGTCAGGCATCGGAGCCACGCGGCAACACAGAGACCGACCCCACTGTTTTTTGTCTAATGCCCATTAAACCCATCGTATCTACCAGGCCAGACCCCACTGACCAGCAAATTGTGCGTGGCTTTAAAAGACAGGACCACTCTGAGGTGTCCAGAGTCATTCAAGATGCTCACAGTTCCTGCACAGTCGAAACTGCAAACCCCAGTAACACCCTTGCAGCTTCAGGAGCGCATGGCCAGTACAGCCAAATGGCTTATCTCACAAATGAATATCGAGGTCACCTTTCTTCTAAGACTTTTGCTGGTTACACGACACCAGGCAACCCACCTGCTTACACTCTGGGTTTATATCAACAAAAAGGGTACGCCGCAAATGGGCTCTACACGGGTCAGTTATACCAAGAGCAGGAAGCAAGACTACGTTTGCAGTCATTTGGACACAGTTTAGCAACCCCAACTCCTCCAGGATGGCAGAGCCAGgaaatgcagcagcaacagcttcaacaacagcaacagcaacagcatctaaaacagcaggagcagcagctacAACAGCAACTGCAACTGCAACGGCAgcaacagcaggagcagcagctacaacagcaacagcagctgcaacagcagcaacggcagcaacagcagcaacggcagcaacagcagctacaacagcagcagctacaacagcagcagcatcagcagtaCTTCTCATGGACAAGTGCCACCATGGCTGCTCCACATGGCAGAGTGACCAATGATGGTGTCTACGCAGGAGCTGCTCCATTTAGCGTTCCAGGCAACAATTCCCAGATGCCAAACAACCTAAACGGATACAGCACCAACAGAGCTGTTCCAACGCAGACCAGCAACAACATAACACAAAACGCTTACCAGGTTTACATTAGACCGCCAACCTTTTACAATCCTCCTTACAGTCAACAGTGA